In the Podospora bellae-mahoneyi strain CBS 112042 chromosome 4, whole genome shotgun sequence genome, one interval contains:
- a CDS encoding hypothetical protein (EggNog:ENOG503P0DM; COG:S), which yields MNSGFQLFVPSLLRQQLSLQRLISPGPLPLLGGKSRPQEQEQLLGDVAIRDGILQYDLGRKLAGRFVPETKLLEPGVEIRGVLVKLRTEQAWELLQRDVASNLEVLKGKIWSSGYPGMRWDSLFRSDYLHKNRGEEKCEECAGDDGVCMRGYAAATAAAVAKSLRMSRKAGNFPAEAHGLLDVLFTTPYLDRKNRNPNVVQADPGCGKSVLAKHLVDDVIPTTTARKSCYFFFPKTMLRIKRQ from the exons ATGAATTCGGGGTTCCAATTATTTGTGCCCTCCCTCTTGAGGCAACAGCTGTCACTGCAACGTTTGATATCACCTGGCCCTCTACCGTTGCTTGGAGGCAAAAGTCGGCcacaggaacaggaacagCTACTTGGAGATGTGGCCATCAGAGACGGGATACTGCAGTATGACTTGGGGAGAAAGCTTGCTGGTCGGTTCGTGCCGGAGACGAAGCTCCTGGAACCAGGCGTGGAAATACGGGGAGTGCTGGTGAAGTTGCGGACAGAACAGGCATGGGAGCTACTGCAGAGAGATGTCGCCAGCAATCTTGAGGTCTTGAAAGGGAAAATCTGGTCTTCTGGTTATCCTGGTATGCGTTGGGATTCTCTTTTCAGATCGGACTACCTGCACAAGAATCGCGGTGAAGAGAAATGTGAAGAGTGTgcaggtgatgatggagtcTGTATGCGG GGATATGCAGCTGCGACCGCAGCCGCCGTCGCAAAG AGCCTCAGGATGTCGAGAAAAGCGGGCAATTTCCCGGCTGAGGCTCACGGCCTGTTGGACGTGCTGTTTACAACACCATATCTAGACCGCAAGAATCGTAATCCTAATGTGGTCCAGG CGGACCCTGGGTGTGGGAAATCAGTCCTGGCCAAACATCTGGTGGATGATGTCATTCCAACCACTACGGCTCGAAAATCCtgttactttttttttccaaaGACGATGTTGAGGATCAAAAGACAATGA
- a CDS encoding hypothetical protein (EggNog:ENOG503NZT4) yields MAPSNGTGEKPATRKASSHVVPVVPVLPLSYVKRLPNQPATPSQSTQKVDEPSTRPASPEKKNSGDHDATTPSAATIHVATSTSSTTASNSNTPDSSTICSEPTEQPFVSGAPPPPSSHHNPAFEQPARTPAPELPLPAPHPAIANRPVFHHPRPSNGSLVFAHHESNASSPVPHSGGYGFPPPGIVPYPPSAALPVTAVDAYGRPLLVSPTVDSYPPTVIKHHGPPTPHSYHGSQSSQIGDHIYNQHSTMSGTHPTMNGTHTTMNGTHPTMSGAGPVNGGQGGIRGPQPTTNGVQPTINGSGPYHPTGGMSPEAAAALAHHMNSMSPYIRAALGDNSYSDCTLDVNVPVSHIFQDHPDCSRLNTAIRTPAHRLMLGRSPMLAEKIGEDGVQAGGVLQLEVRDEWIRPDVFWHCLRALYGWDIAAGNLPSQLRYWSAKDELKTALSYWAAGQMLLCPRIRGIASDCARRLLGWETISIAAWFVSHNMALGPSLTHDVFLDSTLNWIIYHLPQSFDVDENAGDCGFSRLPRANQSASYRPNPPNAHVSSRVAANPRLSKIRFGDLAEEGFDVDQLYPGSPFTPAQVNGLFSRILLNLPFDLLKHVLEHPNLCSNAGPLPPGPRLRIIDAVRAAREKRRWELLESTDMQVRVYQERIASQPEPVPVVNLADFWHNSLGFKEETFIGDVPFLIRTWSLGPEGSDV; encoded by the exons ATGGCGCCTTCCAATGGCACTGGTGAGAAGCCTGCTACCCGGAAAGCTTCTTCCCACGTTGTTCCCGTTGTCCCTGTTCTCCCTCTCAGCTATGTGAAGCGGCTCCCGAATCAGCCAGCCACACCTTCCCAGTCTACCCAAAAGGTTGACGAGCCTTCTACCCGACCTGCCAGccccgagaagaagaattCCGGCGATCATGACGCTACCACACCGTCCGCTGCCACCATTCACGTCGCTACGTCTACATCATCTACTACCGCATCGAATAGCAATACTCCAG ATTCTTCCACCATCTGTTCCGAGCCTACAGAGCAACCGTTTGTATCGggtgcccctcctcctccttccagtcATCACAACCCCGCATTTGAGCAGCCGGCGAGAACACCAGCCCCTGAGCTTCCTCTCCCCGCCCCACACCCGGCCATCGCGAATCGGCCAGTtttccaccatcctcgccccAGTAACGGAAGCTTGGTGTTTGCTCATCACGAGTCTaacgcctcctcccctgtCCCTCACTCGGGTGGCTACGGTTTCCCCCCTCCTGGGATCGTGCCATACCCACCGTCTGCCGCTCTCCCAGTCACCGCTGTTGACGCTTACGGCCGTCCCTTGTTGGTATCACCGACAGTAGATTCTTATCCGCCGACTGTCATAAAGCATCACGGGCCACCTACTCCCCATAGCTACCACGGCTCACAATCTTCCCAAATTGGAGATCACATCTACAACCAGCATTCGACTATGAGCGGCACTCATCCAACCATGAACGGCACTCATACAACCATGAACGGCACTCATCCCACTATGAGCGGCGCTGGCCCGGTCAACGGCGGCCAGGGAGGAATTCGGGGTCCTCAGCCTACCACCAATGGTGTTCAACCCACAATCAACGGCTCTGGACCCTATCATCCTACCGGGGGTATGAGCCCCGAGGCCGCGGCTGCATTAGCACATCATATGAACTCGATGTCGCCTTACATTAGGGCTGCGCTGGGCGACAACTCGTACAGTGATTGTACTCTGGACGTGAATGTCCCAGTCAGCCACATCTTCCAGGATCACCCCGACTGCAGCCGACTGAACACTGCCATTCGAACGCCAGCGCATCGGCTTATGCTTGGTCGCAGTCCAATGCTTGCTGAGAAgattggagaggatggtgtcCAGGCCGGCGGTGTCTTGCAATTAGAGGTTCGTGATGAATGGATTCGGCCGGACGTGTTTTGGCATTGCCTCCGTGCGTTATATGGTTGGGATATTGCGGCTGGCAACCTACCGAGCCAATTACGCTACTGGAGTGCCAAAGACGAGCTCAAAACCGCCCTTAGCTACTGGGCTGCCGGTCAGATGTTGCTGTGTCCTCGGATTCGGGGTATCGCTTCGGACTGCGCAAGGAGATTGCTTGGGTGGGAGACGATCAGTATCGCCGCTTGGTTCGTTTCGCACAACATGGCTCTGGGACCCAGCTTGACCCACGATGTGTTCCTCGACAGCACTCTGAACTGGATAATCTATCATCTTCCCCAGAGCTTTGATGTGGACGAGAACGCGGGAGACTGTGGGTTTTCTCGGCTCCCTCGTGCCAACCAGTCGGCGTCCTACAGACCAAATCCGCCTAATGCACACGTGTCGTCGCGTGTTGCTGCCAACCCGAGGCTGTCTAAGATCCGGTTCGGAGATCTGGCAGAAGAAGGATTTGACGTCGATCAGCTCTATCCCGGCAGTCCATTCACACCCGCTCAGGTCAATGGTCTCTTTTCTAGGATATTGCTGAACCTTCCATTTGACCTGCTCAAGCATGTCCTGGAGCACCCCAATCTCTGCTCCAACGCCGGGCCTCTTCCGCCGGGACCTCGTTTGCGGATTATTGATGCGGTTCGGGCGGCGCGGGAGAAGCGACGATGGGAGTTATTGGAAAGCACCGACATGCAAGTGCGTGTCTATCAAGAGCGGATCGCGTCTCAGCCGGAGCCTGTTCCTGTGGTTAATTTGGCCGACTTTTGGCACAATAGCTTGGGCTTCAAGGAAGAGACTTTTATCGGTGACGTGCCATTCCTCATTCGCACCTGGAGTCTTGGTCCTGAAGGCAGCGACGTCTAG
- a CDS encoding hypothetical protein (EggNog:ENOG503P1HC; COG:O): protein MSNDHRSVALLCFRRAGLHSVCNIRPPPRALRRTNRSHHVPESPSSFYFILGTEGDWLLYYLGDRLISQEEIAKVSDIMEKHSIGPENTRIRKLVEDGNPITCCTLHVVLYVTYLNIGVDRPSKLLRHCPKTRLGARPTTGYLAIHTLIPGNPPTNLTRIS from the coding sequence ATGTCCAATGACCACCGGTCAGTGGCGCTTCTTTGTTTCCGCCGGGCTGGCCTGCATTCCGTTTGCAACATTCGACCCCCGCCCAGGGCCCTTCGTAGAACAAACAGATCGCATCATGTCCCCGAGAGCCCATCGTCGTTCTACTTCATCTTGGGCACTGAAGGAGACTGGCTTCTCTACTATCTTGGCGACCGGCTCATTTCACAAGAGGAGATTGCCAAGGTTTCCGACATCATGGAAAAGCACTCAATCGGGCCGGAGAATACTCGAATCCGGAAactggttgaggatggcaacCCAATAACTTGTTGCACCCTTCACGTAGTCTTATACGTCACCTACCTCAACATCGGAGTTGATCGCCCCTCCAAGCTCTTGAGACATTGCCCAAAAACCAGGCTTGGGGCCAGGCCCACCACCGGGTACCTAGCTATACACACCTTGATCCCCGGGAACCCCCCTACAAATCTAACTCGTATTTCGTAG
- a CDS encoding hypothetical protein (EggNog:ENOG503P5E7; COG:S), producing MAFIRPFEPKDTEDCKFIACKQCRATLPPSLASSPACVAMAPYLWTLQFTHLFPEHCFVLDDGSGRAVGYVIGTPDVFALEEMYPRYVEEVLGSQQGRRDVPPPEQMERLEEWWVEGGEGGKRVNERCLAQTAYSVKWLVLEGVEGKRELVEGWRGMLHIDLLEGWQRRGFGREMIRRFVERVEGVKGWEKGYDYGRGIQLGVAGENKGVVRFYEGVGFRIYPGGEKEGNVWMVRDL from the exons ATGGCATTCATCCGCCCTTTTGAACCAAAGGACACGGAGGACTGCAAGTTTATTGCATg CAAACAGTGCAGAGctaccctccccccttcgCTCGCCTCGTCCCCGGCCTGTGTGGCTATGGCGCCCTACCTCTGGACGTTACAGTTCACGCACCTCTTTCCTGAGCACTGTTTTGtgcttgatgatgggagTGGCAGGGCGGTGGGGTATGTCATTGGGACGCCTGACGTTTTTGCGCTGGAGGAAATGTATCCGAGGtatgtggaggaggtgttggggagtcagcaggggaggagggatgtaCCGCCTCCGGAGcagatggagaggttggaggagtggtgggttgaagggggtgaggggggaaagagggTGAATGAGAGGTGTTTGGCGCAGACGGCTTATAGTGTTAAGTGGTTGGTgcttgagggggtggaggggaagagggagcttgtggaggggtggagggggatgttgcatattgatttgttggaggggtggcagaggagggggtttgggagggagatgattaGACGGTTtgttgagagggtggagggggtgaaagggtgggagaaggggtatGATTATGGGAGGGGGATTCAGTTGGGGGTTGCGGGGGAGAATAAAGGGGTTGTGAGGTTTtatgagggggttgggtttaGGATTTATcctgggggggagaaggaggggaatgtTTGGATGGTGAGAGATttgtga
- a CDS encoding hypothetical protein (EggNog:ENOG503Q0C4): MPGGFQRGTRLRLFTPTPTPTPAVPILSLFSSLLYLILLVSTICNPSRDQIISSSTYAQSPNPPFGFLTIKKIPIINMSDNGKNPAFTGPKGSLPDGGLTNSLEEMLTYQKAKLASMAGSPKVDPKADTPKRESGSEYSKSSSFHEDSKAGKGKKVSKRKGGKGKGGKNTDRPKSPLTTKLVVKDESAAADKEQSVKTETPAGSEYQVDVKVGTDDRVDSKASIKVEAPANIEHEHKVKSESVAAVETDETTIDVGENDPSIKTEIKEENASGSGHGFEFKSPSSPSIKTEIKEESASGSERGIDFKSPPSPPKTPVKAEDQAALGPQINKQSSSSDYAVTTQEESPVISDEANTMKLAKSSSEYLLQNTKGETAGSNNSDVQQECDDSPPVQIRQKVQILTYHRDADMYVRVRNAASLGYGFNRYAHVRKDAMISASGAMKAKFGNAANVIMMTDKDDSPFGLNVVFSILHHKYHELGIRPTIPELYGLAQVVEKYDVAHVIVPFAEKWLVHDLNFHIIMAGENLNNERVMVMTWIFGEGRWFSRTLPKVAREATLQDGVLTGTDGPFAGRIPDHLIECMSKYRLFCLRKLHRCIDEPLTALINGSRQYCRAGDATTDIKESCNHQHLGGMISGLTIAGLVPFPEPERYQGSVLDLTQKLQSIRPVRYKVPGISPHIDTHQNCGIRHLQLLKAVGTEPIRLINELYQDFKRRGQKTGVFSEELYNELKAEEIHPAADNFKDDQDHFVQESWELDFEVDQGRKRGWCVVC, from the exons ATGCCCGGTGGGTTCCAGAGGGGCACAAGGCTTCGACTTttcactcccactcccactcccactcctgcCGTTCCAAtcctttctctcttctcttctcttctctacCTCATACTGCTTGTCTCGACGATTTGCAACCCATCTCGAGACCAGATCATCAGTTCGAGCACCTACGCCCAGTCACCCAATCCTCCTTTTGGTTTCCTTACAATTAAAAAGATCCCAATCATCAACATGTCTGACAACGGCAAGAATCCCGCTTTCACCGGCCCT AAGGGCTCACTCCCCGACGGTGGTCTCACCAATTCACTCGAGGAGATGTTGACCTACCAGAAGGCCAAACTGGCTTCCATGGCGGGTTCTCCAAAGGTCGACCCCAAGGCCGACACCCCCAAGCGTGAGAGTGGCTCCGAGTACTCCAAGAGCTCCTCTTTCCATGAGGACAGCAAGGCCGGCAAGGGCAAAAAGGTTAGCAAGCGTAAGGgcggcaaaggcaaaggcggcaAGAATACCGATCGCCCCAAATCCCCTCTGACGACCAAGTTGGTCGTCAAGGATgaatctgctgctgccgacAAAGAGCAGTCTGTCAAGACTGAGACTCCTGCCGGCTCCGAGTACCAGGTCGACGTCAAGGTCGGGACCGACGATCGTGTCGACAGCAAGGCCAGTATCAAGGTTGAAGCTCCTGCTAATATCGAGCACGAGCACAAGGTTAAGTCTGAGTCTGTCGCTGCTGTCGAGACTGACGAGACTACCATCGATGTTGGAGAGAATGACCCCTCTATCAAGACCGAGATCAAAGAGGAAAATGCCTCTGGCTCTGGCCACGGCTTCGAGTTCAAGAGCCCGTCCAGTCCATCCATCAAGACtgagatcaaggaggagagcgCCTCTGGCTCTGAACGCGGCATCGATTTCAAAAGCCCGCCTAGCCCTCCCAAGACTCCCGTCAAGGCCGAGGATCAAGCTGCTTTGGGCCCTCAGATCAACAAGCAGAGCTCCAGCTCTGACTATGCCGTCACGACTCAGGAGGAGAGTCCCGTTATCTCCGACGAGGCCAATACTATGAAGCTTGCGAAGTCTTCTTCGGAGTATCTTCTCCAGAACACCAAGGGAGAGACCGCCGGCTCCAACAATTCCGATGTTCAGCAGGAGTGTGACGATAGTCCCCCTGTTCAGATTCGTCAAAAGGTCCAAATCCTGACATACCATCGAGACGCCGACATGTATGTGCGTGTCCGTAACGCCGCGTCTCTCGGTTACGG CTTCAACAGGTATGCCCATGTCCGCAAGGATGCGATGATTTCTGCTTCGGGCGCCATGAAGGCGAAATTCGGCAATGCTGCCAATGTCATCATGATGACGGATAAGGACGATAGTCCTTTTGGGTTGAACGTTGTGTTTTCTATCCTTCACCACAAGTACCACGAACTTGGCATTCGTCCGACTATTCCTGAGCTCTATGGCCTG GCCCAGGTAGTGGAGAAGTACGATGTGGCCCACGTTATTGTGCCGTTTGCCGAGAAGTGGTTGGTTCATGATTTGAATTTTCATATCATCATGGCCGGGGAGAATCTCAACAACGAGCGGGTCATGGTGATGACTTGGATCTTTGGTGAGGGCCGCTGGTTCTCCCGCACTCTTCCCAAGGTTGCCCGGGAGGCTACGCTTCAGGACGGCGTCCTTACGGGCACCGATGGTCCTTTCGCTGGAAGAATTCCGGACCATTTGATCG AATGCATGTCCAAGTATCGGCTGTTCTGCCTTCGCAAGTTGCACAGGTGCATCGATGAGCCCCTGACGGCACTGATCAACGGATCTCGTCAATACTGTCGCGCTGGCGATGCCACCACCGACATCAAAGAATCCTGCAACCATCAGCACCTCGGAGGAATGATCTCTGGGTTGACCATCGCCGGGTTGGTCCCGTTCCCGGAGCCGGAGCGGTACCAAGGAAGCGTTTTGGACCTCACCCAGAAGCTGCAGTCCATCCGCCCTGTGCGCTACAAGGTTCCGGGTATCTCGCCCCATATTGACACGCACCAAAACTGCGGCATTCGCCATTTGCAGCTTCTCAAGGCAGTTGGGACTGAGCCAATTCGTTTGATCAACGAGTTGTACCAAGACTTCAAGCGCCGTGGTCAGAAGACCGGCGTGTTCTCGGAGGAGCTCTACAATGAGCTCAAGGCTGAAGAGATCCATCCGGCCGCGGATAACTTCAAGGATGACCAGGATCACTTTGTGCAAGAGTCTTGGGAGTTGGACTTTGAAGTAGATCAAGGAAGAAAGAGGGGATGGTGCGTTGTTTGCTGA
- a CDS encoding hypothetical protein (EggNog:ENOG503PWKH): MNGYHHHNEHANRYHHRPTGGFASRGAPPPPGFYPASTGLPPLQPASRQSPPPSAHAIPSTPPPPPPPLSATPLTSIRHQQPIHHHHQHHHPSHLITSTTSPPLPSPSASSIPSETRTLLTFPTPGLPSPRIIRPSQPPVRYPPSIIKYNNSDPHHQRHIVSTLQTTSNLRNLSFLFHPPAPSRQQQPTDSNAHLPAQIQTNRWLCCQCAEEGFVDPVGTVHLVGETEEMYSTCLFRPSSCHHKKCVNCVLYAGPASSRDPVRGVKFLVRTVGGLYTSGRFIDPVRWECGVCGEWDNNKIDGGVRMGTGCQGRGCKAQGWGGWGGGRRGVFTRESIVLNRYGQRLGTADQRVAFEGGPWDWHRRGLGDGRCVLSKGVREVLMRRGGGGGGRERRVWGVGEQVPGYEYRRPPPLDEDDERENSEYEGGFLAGLPVEGGDKGKGKEREGVVCGGQGNGIDSRHHGGSERREHGFISPSSATMTTPRSPDTEQGQGAKPRFFPGLSNMRM, translated from the coding sequence aTGAACGGctaccaccatcacaacgAACATGCCAACCGATACCACCATCGACCGACGGGGGGGTTTGCGTCTCGTGGtgcgcctccaccaccggggTTTTATCCGGCGTCAACTGGGCTGCCACCGCTTCAACCTGCGTCGcgacaatcaccaccaccatcagcgCATGCGATACCttcgacaccaccaccaccaccgccgccgctgaGCGCTACCCCCCTTACGTCGATACGACACCAGCAGCCgatacaccaccaccaccaacaccaccacccatcgcacctcatcacctcaacaacatcaccaccattaccctccccctccgcctcctccatcccatcagaAACCcgcaccctcctcaccttcccaaccccaggcctcccctccccccgaaTAATCCgcccatcccaaccccccgtGCGATACCCCCCCTCAATAATAAAATACAACAACTCcgacccccaccaccagcgacACATCGTCTCAACCCTCCAAacaacctccaacctccgaaacctctccttcttgttccatccccccgccccatcccgacaacaacaaccgacCGATAGCAACGCCCACCTTCCCGCCCAAATCCAAACCAACCGCTGGCTCTGCTGCCAGTGCGCAGAAGAGGGCTTCGTCGACCCGGTAGGAACAGTCCACCTCGTGGGTGAAACAGAAGAGATGTACAGCACCTGCCTGTTCCGCCCATCCAGCTGTCACCACAAAAAGTGCGTAAACTGTGTTTTATACGCTGGCCCAGCCTCCAGCCGAGACCCGGTACGGGGGGTGAAATTTCTTGTTAGGACTGTTGGGGGGTTGTACACCAGTGGACGGTTTATCGACCCTGTACGCTGGGAGTGTGGGGTATGCGGGGAGTGGGACAATAACAAGATTGAcgggggggtgaggatgggaacTGGTTGTCAAGGACGGGGGTGTAAAGCAcagggatgggggggttggggaggagggaggcggggggtTTTCACCCGGGAGAGTATTGTTCTAAATCGGTATGGACAGAGGCTGGGGACGGCGGATCAGAGGGTTGCCTTTGAGGGGGGACCGTGGGATTGGCATAGAcgggggttgggtgatgggaggtgtGTGTTGAGTAAAGGGGTTAGGGAggtgctgatgaggagggggggtggaggagggggaagggagaggagggtttggggggttggggagcaGGTTCCGGGGTATGAGTATAGgaggccgccgccgttggatgaggatgatgagagggAGAATAGTGAGTATGAGGGCGGTTTCCTGGCCGGCTTGccggttgaggggggggataaagggaaggggaaggagagggagggggtggtttgtggtgggCAGGGTAATGGTATTGATAGCAGACATCATGGTGGAAGTGAAAGGCGAGAACATGGGTTTATCAGCCCATCTTCTGCTACGATGACAACGCCGAGAAGCCCGGATACGGAACAGGGGCAGGGAGCAAAACCACGCTTCTTTCCGGGGCTGTCAAATATGAGGATGTAA
- a CDS encoding hypothetical protein (EggNog:ENOG503NVTG): protein MAASPSSAAGATTANSSPSSDPILRNALRYTISAREYALLHKYVISKSRALKRRAPTVEKVRNMMDGPQQMPQQQGRKGSIGGQGGKRQGSIKGKDVAPPTAQGADDYNAKAVRHSIRVFMATGAVMKLWGLAQTRLLGKKGDGGGKDKQGGLHKSPTLRLGLSLSTILFLYRVLFRFFTRLRVQLLEPSAAPFRKRNPKTASTLTSPYAPAVGASLAGLALGVYPAEQLRVTIALFLGFKAVEWGWNCAEENGMVWGWEKTVLGGKGKMRERPWWWGSWMLQPLAFGQLLNAAVFDRECFPKGFGNVVERFSLTYLHPKPEDFPAGMQWPTTEVVVDGIARMAKLSWPAFISPTLFPGKEDTLPPGLSAIAPLTSGAHPLITSLSCATLHPSDPSCTRTFLTFWLRSFPPLTRILLLVYSVLMVPKMKSFYHFPVSTIQTLVSNALRMSTFLTGAVATAWSSICFFQSWFPRTFLPTQRMFLGGFLAGLWAIIEQGRQGSRQIFLYSAKASVESFWKVGVKRRWWRAMKGGDVWVFVAALMLTGVVYERDARAIKEGSWRKGISWVRGEGLRDWGVEVEEGEEDEDREKEE from the exons ATGGCGGCCTCGCCCTCAAGCGCCGCAGGTGCCACGACGGCAAACAGCTCGCCGTCCTCCgaccccatcctccgcaaCGCACTCCGATACACCATCTCCGCTCGCGAATACGCCCTCTTGCACAAATATGTCATTTCGAAATCCCGAGCGCTGAAGCGGCGAGCACCGAcggtggagaaggtgaggaaTATGATGGATGGGCCTCAGCAAAtgccacagcagcaggggaggaaggggtcTATTGGTGGGCAGGGGGGTAAGAGACAGGGGTCGATCAAAGGGAAGGATGTCGCTCCGCCGACAGCACAAGGGGCGGATGATTACAATGCAAAGGCCGTCAGGCATTCCATCAGGGTGTTTATGGCCACCGGGGCGGTGATGAAGCTTTGGGGGTTGGCGCAgacgaggttgttggggaagaagggggatgggggagggaaggataAGCAGGGGGGGTTGCACAAGAGTCCTactttgaggttggggttgagtttgAGCACGATTTTGTTTCTGTATAGGGTGTTGTTTAGGTTTTTTacgaggttgagggtgcAGCTGCTGGAGCCGAGTGCTGCGCCGTTTAGGAAGCGGAATCCGAAGACGGCGAGCACGCTGACGAGTCCGTATGCGCCGGCTGTTGGGGCGagtttggcggggttggcgttgggggtTTATCCGGCAGAGCAGTTGAGGGTGACGATTGCtttgtttttggggtttAAGGCTGTGGAGTGGGGGTGGAATTGCGCAGAGGAGAATGGgatggtttgggggtgggagaagacgGTGTTgggcgggaaggggaagatgagggagaggccttggtggtgggggagttggatgTTGCAGCCGTTGGCGTTTGGGCAGTTGTTGAATGCGGCGGTGTTTGATAGGGAGTGTTTCCCGAAGGGATTCGGGaatgtggtggagaggttttCGTTGACGTATTTGCATCCCAAGCCAGAGGATTTCCCGGCGGGAATGCAGTGGCCTACAActgaggtggtggtagacGGGATtgcgaggatggcgaagtTGAGCTGGCC GGCGTTTATCTCGCCAACCCTCTTTCCAGGCAAAGAggacaccctcccccctggGCTCTCCGCCATCGCGCCTCTGACCTCGGGCGCCCACCCCCTTATCACGTCGCTTTCTTGTGCGACACTTCATCCCTCCGACCCATCTTGCACACGCACATTCCTCACCTTCTGGCTCCGCTCCTTCCCACCACTCACCCGCATCCTTTTGCTGGTCTACTCTGTCCTGATGGTCCCCAAGATGAAGTCCTTTTATCACTTCCCCGTCTCCACCATCCAGACCCTTGTGTCCAACGCTCTCCGGATGTCGACCTTCCTCACCGGCGCCGTTGCCACCGCCTGGTCAAGCATCTGCTTCTTCCAGAGCTGGTTCCCACGGACTTTCCTGCCCACTCAACGGATGTTCCTCGGTGGGTTCCTGGCTGGTCTCTGGGCGATTATCGAGCAGGGGAGACAAGGAAGCAGACAGATCTTCTTGTATAGCGCCAAGGCTAGTGTCGAAAGCTTCTGGAAGGTGGgagtgaagaggaggtggtggagggcaatgaaggggggtgatgtgTGGGTTTTTGTTGCGGCGTTGATGCTCACTGGTGTTGTGTATGAGAGGGATGCGAGGGCGATTAAAgaggggagctggaggaaggggatcAGTTGGGTTaggggagaggggttgagggattggggggttgaggttgaggagggggaggaggatgaggaccgggagaaagaggagtga